A stretch of Acidobacteriota bacterium DNA encodes these proteins:
- a CDS encoding TldD/PmbA family protein: MASPLVNLREKEYLEIKKTFHKQGVKYFSFFCEESRYTAFEFFSDNSINFLTKFISGLGITLFQDNRLAHRAYSKDKLYLLERELGIKEDLFFFEGKREQEEKQDSLDKYIDSVGIEKNKRIRNIRILKRKLDQQVWAGNIYGNFGHEKRVWVQYKVQAFVKYKDDIIELERGGGFSKDNEFHLKHYLEDLIKISDGVISNAKEINFGGEIPIILSSGEGNVLFHEVLGHPLESDYVIHNISPIKMKMLNQKIAPDFLTVFDLGSIDQERSCFKLDDEGFITKSKILIENGVLRNFITDGISLLIYQSGSGGNSRRESFLYPPLPRVSSLSIREGKYDEQEMIESIKKGIFINKLGNGEIKIQNGYFSFQIKESFFIENGKLKFPLVGGYIKGNLWSLLENIEMIGKNKKFDSGLGYCRKKGQNLIVRVSGPSIKIKKLFYYSKKWS, translated from the coding sequence TTGGCCAGCCCATTAGTTAATTTGAGAGAGAAAGAATACTTAGAGATAAAAAAAACTTTTCATAAACAAGGGGTTAAGTATTTCAGTTTTTTCTGCGAAGAATCAAGATATACAGCATTTGAGTTTTTTAGTGACAACTCAATTAATTTTTTAACCAAATTTATTTCAGGTCTCGGGATTACCCTTTTCCAAGACAACAGATTGGCTCATAGAGCTTATTCCAAAGATAAATTATACTTATTAGAAAGAGAATTGGGGATAAAAGAGGATTTGTTTTTTTTCGAGGGAAAAAGGGAACAGGAGGAGAAACAGGATTCATTAGATAAATATATAGATTCAGTTGGAATAGAAAAAAATAAAAGAATTAGAAATATCCGAATTTTGAAAAGGAAATTGGATCAGCAGGTCTGGGCAGGCAATATTTATGGAAATTTTGGTCATGAGAAAAGAGTATGGGTTCAGTACAAGGTTCAAGCTTTCGTTAAATATAAAGATGATATTATTGAATTAGAGAGAGGAGGAGGGTTTAGCAAAGATAATGAATTTCATTTAAAACATTATCTTGAAGATTTAATAAAAATTTCAGATGGGGTTATTAGTAATGCTAAAGAAATAAATTTTGGTGGCGAGATCCCAATTATTTTATCGTCTGGAGAGGGAAATGTTTTATTTCACGAAGTCCTTGGTCATCCTCTTGAAAGCGATTATGTAATTCATAACATTTCGCCAATAAAAATGAAAATGCTCAATCAAAAAATTGCTCCAGATTTTTTAACAGTTTTTGATTTGGGCTCCATAGATCAAGAGAGGAGTTGTTTTAAACTCGATGACGAAGGCTTTATTACAAAGAGCAAAATTTTAATAGAGAATGGCGTTCTGAGAAATTTTATAACGGATGGAATCAGTCTGCTAATTTATCAATCAGGTTCCGGAGGTAATAGTAGAAGAGAATCTTTTTTGTACCCACCTTTACCAAGAGTTTCTTCTTTAAGTATTAGGGAAGGAAAATATGACGAGCAGGAAATGATTGAGTCAATAAAAAAAGGAATTTTTATAAATAAATTAGGGAATGGTGAGATTAAAATACAGAACGGATATTTTTCTTTTCAAATTAAAGAGTCATTTTTTATTGAAAATGGAAAATTAAAATTTCCTTTGGTAGGTGGATACATAAAAGGAAATCTGTGGAGTTTACTGGAAAATATAGAAATGATAGGTAAAAATAAAAAATTTGATTCTGGGCTTGGATATTGTAGGAAGAAAGGGCAAAATCTTATTGTAAGAGTTTCAGGTCCTTCCATTAAAATAAAAAAATTATTTTATTATTCTAAAAAATGGAGTTAA
- a CDS encoding C4-type zinc ribbon domain-containing protein has product MVEDKIDLKSLIELQAIDIDLKNIEKELNIIPVLLSEIDKSVEEERQKVSFIEAKMDENQKRRKELESQTIAIKNEIVNLKTQQHKKKLTNEQYLALKEDIELNQEKIEEIEDLILEEMLLADEIEKEIRESEKVLSQVEKKAKEEKTKIERKKTDLEKKQKEIVIIREGVLSKISSQYLNLYLRIAKKRDGIVLSPVYDEFCSVCHMRIRPQVINELKKSISVITCENCDRILYWNSPPYQKMFEKD; this is encoded by the coding sequence ATGGTAGAAGATAAGATAGATTTAAAATCCCTTATTGAACTTCAAGCGATAGATATAGATTTAAAAAACATTGAAAAAGAATTAAATATCATACCTGTTCTCTTATCTGAAATTGATAAATCAGTGGAAGAAGAAAGGCAGAAAGTTTCTTTCATTGAGGCAAAAATGGATGAAAATCAGAAAAGACGTAAAGAGCTTGAATCTCAAACTATAGCGATTAAAAATGAAATTGTCAATTTAAAGACCCAGCAGCATAAGAAAAAATTGACAAATGAACAATATCTTGCCCTGAAAGAAGATATAGAATTAAATCAGGAAAAAATAGAAGAAATAGAAGATTTAATATTGGAAGAAATGCTTTTAGCTGATGAAATAGAAAAGGAAATTAGGGAAAGCGAAAAAGTTCTTTCTCAGGTTGAAAAAAAAGCAAAAGAGGAAAAAACTAAGATTGAAAGAAAAAAAACCGATTTAGAAAAAAAACAAAAAGAAATTGTGATAATCAGAGAAGGGGTTCTATCAAAAATATCCTCCCAATATTTGAATCTATATCTAAGAATCGCAAAGAAAAGGGATGGCATTGTGCTATCTCCTGTGTACGATGAATTCTGTTCTGTATGTCATATGAGGATAAGACCTCAGGTCATAAATGAGCTTAAAAAGAGTATATCTGTCATCACATGTGAAAATTGTGACAGAATTCTATACTGGAATTCCCCTCCTTATCAAAAAATGTTTGAAAAAGATTAA
- the miaA gene encoding tRNA (adenosine(37)-N6)-dimethylallyltransferase MiaA, with protein sequence MDSNFHLDRLKYTEKILIVVLGPTAVGKSEIGIQIAKELNGEIINFDSMQVYKGFDIGTAKVPPEKRENIPHHLIDILDKCEQFSAADFAKHAYSILKEIIERNKIPILVGGTGLYLRALLNGIFPGPGRDEDVREEIMREIEEFGTEKMWENLNKVDSEYAKRIDKNDKIRIIRGLEIFRLTGIPISAHFKNTRSLVEDWKKIKVGVIMKKKKLYQKINERSEKMFFSGLLEEIKKLMLKGIDENCPLFQALGYKWALKSLKGEISVEEAVRLTQRDTRHYAKRQLTWFKKEKGVHWFLPEDKEKIIEFIKKEIEWRKQS encoded by the coding sequence ATGGATAGTAATTTTCATCTTGATAGGTTGAAGTATACAGAAAAGATTTTAATTGTAGTTTTAGGGCCCACAGCGGTTGGAAAGAGTGAAATTGGCATTCAGATTGCAAAAGAGTTAAATGGTGAAATAATAAACTTTGATTCGATGCAGGTATACAAAGGATTTGATATTGGGACTGCAAAAGTACCTCCTGAGAAGCGTGAGAATATCCCTCATCATCTGATTGACATTTTGGATAAATGTGAGCAATTCTCAGCAGCAGATTTTGCAAAGCATGCTTATTCAATTTTGAAAGAAATAATCGAAAGGAATAAAATTCCAATATTAGTCGGAGGAACTGGATTGTATCTAAGAGCACTTTTAAATGGAATTTTTCCTGGGCCTGGAAGAGATGAAGATGTGAGAGAAGAGATCATGAGGGAGATCGAGGAGTTTGGAACAGAAAAGATGTGGGAGAATCTTAATAAAGTTGACTCCGAGTATGCAAAAAGAATTGATAAAAATGATAAAATAAGAATTATAAGAGGACTGGAAATATTCAGACTTACAGGAATTCCAATTTCTGCCCATTTCAAAAATACTCGTTCATTAGTAGAAGATTGGAAAAAGATTAAAGTTGGGGTTATTATGAAAAAGAAAAAGCTTTATCAAAAAATAAACGAACGAAGCGAAAAGATGTTTTTTTCTGGATTACTTGAAGAGATAAAGAAATTAATGCTAAAGGGCATTGATGAAAATTGTCCCCTATTTCAAGCTCTTGGTTACAAATGGGCTTTAAAATCTTTAAAAGGAGAAATTTCTGTGGAAGAAGCAGTCAGGTTGACCCAGAGGGATACAAGACACTATGCTAAGAGGCAATTAACCTGGTTTAAAAAAGAAAAGGGAGTGCACTGGTTTTTACCAGAAGATAAAGAGAAAATAATTGAGTTTATCAAGAAGGAGATAGAATGGAGAAAGCAATCTTAG
- the hflX gene encoding GTPase HflX: protein MEKAILVGIYNPAKEKRLDFESLEELYLLARSAGAIPVAKIIQKKEKISPDFFIGKGKVSEITDMAKGEKVDLIIFNENLSGSQIRNLETEINCRVIDRTQLILDIFAQRAKSKEGKLQVELAQYSYLLPRLTGKGVLLSRLGGGIGTRGPGEAKLEMDRRIIRKKIHKIKKEIENLKRRRRIQRKRRRTGLNLTVSLVGYTSTGKTTLFNRITLEKGTISPLFFTTLDPVLRRVNFSDGLYFWLSDTVGFIKKLPLELIEAFKATLEEVVESSLILHMVDLTNKDYLGQMEAVEEITDELGIPRERIIRVMNKIDLLEQKEELLRRNSLNKQAVFISSKTGEGVDFLLKMIRETLFPNFLVHNLEIPKERNDILRYIFVNGVVLNKYENGDFMKIKCGISKEALYPIKEFLQTEGVL, encoded by the coding sequence ATGGAGAAAGCAATCTTAGTAGGAATTTACAATCCTGCTAAAGAAAAAAGATTAGATTTCGAATCTTTAGAAGAACTCTATTTATTAGCCCGGAGCGCAGGTGCAATTCCTGTTGCTAAAATAATCCAAAAAAAAGAGAAAATAAGCCCAGATTTTTTTATCGGGAAGGGAAAAGTCTCAGAAATTACAGATATGGCCAAAGGGGAAAAAGTAGACCTTATTATTTTTAATGAGAATCTTTCTGGTTCTCAGATAAGAAATTTAGAAACAGAAATTAACTGCCGAGTAATCGACAGAACACAGTTGATTCTTGATATTTTTGCTCAAAGAGCTAAATCAAAAGAGGGTAAACTGCAGGTAGAGTTGGCTCAGTATTCTTATCTCCTTCCCAGATTAACTGGAAAGGGCGTTTTGCTATCAAGATTAGGGGGAGGCATTGGGACAAGAGGTCCTGGAGAGGCAAAGTTGGAGATGGATCGAAGAATTATCAGGAAAAAAATTCATAAGATAAAAAAGGAAATCGAAAATTTAAAGAGAAGAAGAAGAATCCAGAGAAAAAGGAGAAGAACAGGTTTAAACTTAACTGTTTCTCTTGTCGGGTATACAAGCACTGGAAAGACCACTCTCTTTAATAGAATAACTCTTGAGAAAGGTACAATTTCTCCATTGTTTTTTACTACTTTAGATCCAGTTTTGAGGAGAGTTAATTTTTCTGATGGACTTTATTTCTGGCTATCTGATACAGTTGGATTTATTAAAAAATTACCTTTAGAACTGATAGAGGCTTTTAAAGCAACACTGGAAGAAGTGGTTGAATCTAGCTTGATTTTACATATGGTTGACTTAACAAACAAAGATTATTTAGGTCAAATGGAAGCGGTTGAAGAAATAACAGATGAACTGGGAATTCCAAGGGAAAGAATAATAAGAGTAATGAATAAAATAGACCTTTTAGAACAGAAAGAGGAATTGCTAAGAAGGAATAGCTTAAACAAGCAAGCTGTCTTTATTTCGTCTAAAACAGGCGAGGGCGTTGATTTTTTACTGAAGATGATAAGAGAGACACTGTTTCCAAATTTTTTAGTCCATAATTTAGAGATACCAAAAGAGAGAAATGACATATTAAGATATATTTTTGTTAATGGAGTGGTTTTAAATAAGTACGAAAACGGTGATTTTATGAAGATAAAGTGTGGAATATCAAAAGAAGCCTTATATCCAATTAAAGAATTTTTACAGACAGAAGGAGTTTTATGA
- a CDS encoding S-layer homology domain-containing protein → MKAKSLVFFLIIIVGCVTKTSRVILIEKIPPVLLEEFKKVEKEEFERAWSLLEKGYGRKAYLKLKRFDVNKPSVLVAIGYSYLLRGNVKKSEGYFIRALEINNAICSSHVGLAQLYEMEGKNREAFLEWKKTIELNPENNVAKERMELIKKEQTKKYIGEGKYLVKKGDVENARKLFIMALFFTPESYEAHYELFNIYKLKKDRKGMIEELKKLTQLEPENYDLKKQLGGILFEDKQYKEALEIYRELFRSFPDDISIREKLELVEKEWQALTLPAEWRKIPEKSVITRGELASIISNKFNYYFSHLDKKPPIITDISGTWYYSFILEITSLGIMDVYPNHAFYPGEMVKRQDLAEIIGRLIELFEKLKLGKKKEFISRKMEIRDVSSEHWHWESIRKAVSYGFMSLFPDGTFRPNNFVSGKETLEVFNRITEIYR, encoded by the coding sequence ATGAAAGCTAAGAGCTTGGTCTTTTTTCTCATTATCATTGTTGGATGCGTTACTAAGACCTCAAGAGTGATATTGATTGAAAAAATTCCACCTGTATTATTGGAGGAATTCAAAAAGGTTGAAAAAGAAGAGTTTGAAAGAGCCTGGTCATTATTAGAAAAAGGCTATGGAAGAAAGGCATATTTAAAATTGAAAAGGTTTGATGTAAATAAACCTTCTGTTTTAGTAGCTATTGGTTATTCATATCTTCTCAGAGGAAATGTAAAGAAGAGTGAAGGCTATTTTATAAGAGCATTAGAAATTAATAATGCAATTTGTTCATCTCATGTGGGATTGGCTCAACTGTATGAAATGGAAGGCAAAAATAGGGAAGCCTTTTTAGAGTGGAAAAAAACAATTGAATTAAATCCAGAAAATAACGTAGCAAAAGAAAGAATGGAATTGATAAAGAAAGAACAGACAAAGAAATATATTGGAGAAGGTAAATATCTGGTAAAGAAAGGAGATGTTGAAAATGCCCGCAAGCTTTTTATAATGGCTCTTTTTTTTACTCCAGAAAGCTACGAAGCTCATTATGAACTATTTAATATATACAAGCTGAAAAAAGATAGAAAAGGAATGATTGAAGAATTAAAAAAATTGACTCAGTTAGAACCTGAAAATTATGATTTAAAAAAACAGCTCGGAGGAATACTTTTTGAAGATAAACAATACAAAGAAGCTTTAGAGATTTACAGAGAATTGTTCAGGAGTTTTCCCGATGATATTTCTATAAGAGAAAAGCTTGAATTAGTTGAAAAAGAATGGCAAGCCCTTACACTTCCAGCTGAATGGAGAAAAATCCCGGAAAAATCAGTAATTACGAGAGGAGAGTTGGCTTCGATAATATCAAATAAGTTTAATTATTATTTTAGCCACCTCGACAAGAAACCTCCAATTATTACAGATATTTCTGGAACATGGTATTATTCATTTATCCTTGAAATTACCTCTTTAGGGATAATGGATGTATATCCGAATCATGCTTTTTATCCGGGAGAAATGGTTAAAAGACAGGATTTAGCAGAGATTATAGGTAGACTGATAGAATTATTTGAAAAACTTAAGCTCGGCAAGAAAAAAGAATTTATTTCTAGAAAAATGGAGATAAGGGATGTTTCCTCTGAGCACTGGCATTGGGAATCGATAAGGAAAGCAGTCTCTTATGGGTTTATGTCGCTGTTTCCCGATGGAACATTCAGACCAAACAACTTTGTCTCAGGGAAAGAAACATTGGAGGTTTTCAACAGAATAACAGAAATTTATCGATAG
- a CDS encoding CsgG/HfaB family protein, whose amino-acid sequence MKKIIFSILIGVIVLSFSLNLESASKRKRVAVFDFDFAAVQKWWEGNWDIGKGIADILVTNLVEDGTYSVIERKALEKILAEQDFSTSDRADATTAAKVGKVLGVEYIIIGSITTFGTDTQKVGVGGGGWGLKKFGIGGIGTKKTKAKVVINARMIDVNTGEIVAVAKGTGESKRTGLLLGVGGGGAGGGGGVGIDMSSSDFRETILGEATEAAVTQVKDKLVQVYSKLE is encoded by the coding sequence ATGAAAAAAATTATTTTCTCAATTTTGATTGGGGTGATTGTACTATCTTTCTCTTTAAATTTAGAATCTGCATCCAAGAGGAAAAGAGTGGCTGTTTTCGATTTTGATTTTGCAGCAGTTCAAAAATGGTGGGAAGGAAACTGGGACATCGGGAAAGGGATAGCCGATATTCTGGTCACAAATTTAGTGGAAGATGGCACGTATTCCGTTATCGAAAGAAAAGCTTTGGAAAAGATTTTAGCTGAACAGGATTTTTCGACTTCAGATAGGGCAGATGCAACAACTGCTGCGAAAGTAGGAAAAGTACTGGGGGTTGAATACATAATCATAGGTTCCATTACTACTTTTGGTACTGATACTCAAAAAGTTGGAGTAGGTGGTGGAGGCTGGGGTCTGAAAAAATTCGGAATAGGAGGAATTGGAACCAAGAAAACAAAAGCTAAGGTGGTCATAAATGCAAGAATGATAGATGTGAATACGGGAGAAATTGTGGCAGTGGCAAAGGGGACAGGAGAATCAAAGAGAACAGGTCTGCTCTTAGGTGTAGGTGGTGGAGGCGCAGGAGGTGGGGGTGGCGTAGGCATTGATATGTCAAGTTCTGATTTCAGAGAAACGATTCTCGGTGAAGCAACAGAAGCTGCCGTAACTCAGGTAAAGGATAAGCTTGTTCAGGTGTATTCAAAATTAGAATAG
- a CDS encoding CDP-alcohol phosphatidyltransferase family protein yields the protein MKITLATKITILRILILPFLIVSLINQKSGMALFLFVLAGVTDGLDGFIARKLNQRSDLGMVLDPLADKFLVNSTFILLTFSSLEFVNRVPLYLGLTVLIRDASLLLGALLIKISFGKKRFFPSILGKISTSSQILTLFLVLLGNHFQQNFGYLRYLFLITFIFTLISGLDYFYKSFISLVKTSSAG from the coding sequence ATGAAAATTACGCTCGCCACAAAAATTACAATTCTCAGAATACTGATATTGCCATTTTTGATTGTTTCTCTTATCAATCAGAAGAGCGGAATGGCCTTGTTTCTTTTTGTTTTAGCCGGGGTAACAGATGGACTTGATGGTTTTATTGCAAGGAAGTTAAACCAGAGGTCAGACCTGGGAATGGTTTTAGATCCTTTAGCAGATAAATTTTTGGTAAATTCCACATTTATACTTTTAACATTTTCATCTCTGGAGTTTGTTAACAGGGTTCCTTTATACTTAGGTTTAACAGTTTTAATAAGGGATGCTTCTCTTCTGTTAGGTGCCTTATTAATTAAAATATCATTCGGCAAAAAGAGGTTCTTTCCTTCGATACTGGGAAAAATATCCACATCATCTCAGATATTGACATTATTCTTGGTTTTATTGGGTAATCATTTCCAGCAGAATTTTGGATATCTTAGATACCTTTTTTTAATTACTTTTATTTTTACCCTAATTTCTGGGCTTGATTATTTCTATAAAAGTTTTATTTCTCTGGTTAAAACATCAAGTGCAGGATAA
- a CDS encoding AI-2E family transporter → MQDKNIPYILVAIIFSLIFLIYFLYHIQILSIPFLISIFLVYFLDPLVSRASRRILSRGLASLIFLILFFLLIGFILYLFIPKLIIQFQSLLNGLPSYFDYLFSKLKDFVSKLKIQNPKLVEEIENQLLTDMKANLPLFINKLSPFLSYFFENIYNFFVGLSYIILIPIFSFYLLKDFVNIKTKIKNLIPVKFRDDTIKYLKEIDLVISSFIRGQITVSIILSILFSVSLTILGVPFSIFIGFLSGFGDIIPYFGTFLGIALSLIVSFSSGVSLKIILGIFLVYALIKGFEHFFLSPKIFGKEIKVHPVIIIISIIIFGKLMGIFGMLIAVPLTAVIKVILKNLYSLYINSEVFAQK, encoded by the coding sequence GTGCAGGATAAAAACATTCCATATATTTTAGTAGCTATTATTTTTTCATTAATCTTTTTAATCTATTTTCTATATCATATACAGATTTTATCAATACCTTTTTTAATCTCTATATTTTTGGTTTATTTTTTAGACCCTTTAGTTTCGAGAGCCTCAAGAAGAATTTTATCAAGGGGTTTGGCTTCTTTAATTTTTCTCATCCTTTTTTTTCTCTTGATCGGTTTTATTTTATACTTGTTTATTCCTAAATTGATAATCCAGTTTCAATCGTTATTAAATGGGCTACCCTCTTACTTTGATTATTTATTTTCTAAATTAAAAGATTTCGTCTCAAAATTAAAAATTCAAAATCCAAAGCTTGTGGAAGAAATAGAGAATCAGCTCCTAACGGACATGAAAGCAAATTTACCGCTTTTCATAAATAAATTATCACCATTTTTATCATATTTTTTTGAAAATATTTATAATTTTTTCGTAGGTCTTTCTTATATAATTTTAATTCCAATTTTCTCTTTTTATTTGTTAAAAGATTTTGTAAATATAAAGACAAAAATTAAAAATTTAATACCTGTAAAATTTAGAGATGACACTATAAAATATTTGAAAGAAATTGATCTGGTAATTAGTTCATTTATAAGGGGTCAAATTACAGTGAGTATTATCCTTTCAATTCTTTTCAGTGTTAGCCTTACAATTCTTGGTGTCCCTTTCTCAATTTTTATAGGTTTTTTGAGCGGTTTTGGAGATATAATTCCTTATTTTGGTACTTTTTTAGGAATAGCTTTGTCTTTGATAGTTTCTTTCTCCAGTGGAGTCTCTCTGAAAATCATCTTGGGAATTTTTTTGGTGTATGCTTTAATAAAGGGATTTGAACATTTCTTTTTATCACCGAAAATATTCGGCAAAGAAATAAAAGTGCATCCAGTCATCATCATTATTTCCATTATAATATTCGGAAAATTAATGGGGATATTTGGTATGCTTATTGCAGTTCCATTGACAGCTGTAATTAAAGTGATCTTGAAAAATTTGTATAGCCTTTATATAAATTCTGAAGTCTTTGCCCAGAAATAA
- a CDS encoding RNA chaperone Hfq, whose protein sequence is MRKLIRPNLAEIKEQMAAKQPRKKTPPPYETHAENYYYLKQMNTKTPMVVVLNNGEVIRGVIEWYDKECIKINRVDAPNLLVYKHSIHYIHKDIKKTQEA, encoded by the coding sequence ATGAGAAAATTAATAAGACCAAATTTAGCTGAGATAAAGGAGCAAATGGCAGCAAAACAGCCGAGAAAAAAAACGCCACCTCCTTATGAAACCCATGCAGAAAATTATTATTATTTAAAACAGATGAACACAAAAACTCCAATGGTAGTTGTATTAAATAACGGTGAGGTTATAAGAGGGGTAATCGAGTGGTATGATAAGGAATGTATAAAAATCAATAGAGTTGATGCGCCAAATTTATTGGTTTACAAACATTCAATTCATTATATTCATAAAGACATCAAAAAGACTCAAGAGGCATAA